The Scatophagus argus isolate fScaArg1 chromosome 20, fScaArg1.pri, whole genome shotgun sequence genome window below encodes:
- the mlana gene encoding melanoma antigen recognized by T-cells 1, with protein MRCNRTDGMPRGDFNIYFASSRRGYVRAEEAVGIVLLVVILAALLILGCWYFKKRSGYKIIRNPRSGSPGYTGGQYSEAGPSADNKMALTDFGSFRPVVPNAPPAYEKISSGPLPPPYSP; from the exons ATGCGGTGCAATCGCACAGACGGGATGCCTCGTGGAgactttaacatttattttgccAGCAGCCGGCGAGGATACGTCAGAGCTGAGGA GGCAGTGGGCATAGTTCTGCTGGTGGTCATCCTGGCAGCTCTCCTCATCCTGGGGTGCTGGTACTTCAAGAAGAGGAGTGGCTACAAAATAATCAGG AACCCCAGATCAGGGTCTCCAGGTTACACAGGAGGCCAGTACTCAGAGGCAGGACCTTCAGCAGACAACAAAATGGCTCTAACTGACTTTGGCAGCTTTCGACCTGTG GTTCCTAATGCTCCTCCAGCCTACGAAAAGATTTCTTCAGGACCGCTGCCTCCTCCCTATTCCCCCTAA